One stretch of Pseudomonas fluorescens Q2-87 DNA includes these proteins:
- a CDS encoding acyl-CoA dehydrogenase: MSETLLSSRNLAFELYEVLDAEGLTQRERFAEHNRETFDAALATARNIAEKYFAPHNRKNDENEPRYENGQAVLIPEVKPAVDAFLEAGFLNAARSFDAGGMQLPTLLSQACFAHFQSANAASTSYPFLTMGAANLIESFGSEEQKQRFLQPMIDGRFFGTMALTEPHAGSSLSDIRTRAEPASDGTYRLKGNKIFISGGDHPLSENIVHMVLAKLPDAPPGVKGISLFIVPKFLVNDDGSLGQRNDVLLAGLFHKMGWRGTTSTALNFGDNGECVGYLVGKPHHGLSYMFQMMNEARIGVGMGAVMLGYAGYLYSLEYARERPQGRVPDSKDPTTAPVAIIQHADVRRMLLTQKAYVEGSFDLGLYAARLFDDTTTLESEAERRRAHELLDLLTPIVKSWPSEFCLKANELAIQILGGHGYTREYPVEQYYRDNRLNPIHEGTHGIQSLDLLGRKLAQNDGAGLKQLIRLVADTTERAQARESLTPLRQPLETLVARLQTVTLGLLTDLGQGKVNSSLANSALYLKVFGHMVIGWRWLEQAIRAEEGLAKGNAADRDFYKGKLQAARYFLTWEVPGCHHDLAILEARDDTCLEMRDEWF; encoded by the coding sequence ATGTCCGAGACGCTGCTCAGTTCCCGCAATCTGGCTTTCGAGCTGTACGAAGTCCTTGATGCCGAGGGCCTGACCCAGCGCGAGCGGTTTGCCGAACATAATCGTGAAACCTTCGACGCTGCCCTCGCGACGGCCCGCAACATCGCCGAGAAATATTTCGCGCCGCACAACCGCAAGAATGATGAAAACGAACCGCGCTACGAAAACGGCCAAGCCGTTCTGATCCCGGAAGTGAAGCCGGCGGTGGACGCGTTCCTGGAAGCGGGTTTTCTCAACGCTGCGCGCAGCTTCGACGCGGGGGGCATGCAACTGCCAACGCTGCTGTCCCAGGCTTGTTTCGCACACTTCCAGTCGGCCAACGCCGCATCCACCTCTTACCCGTTCCTGACCATGGGCGCGGCGAACCTGATCGAAAGCTTTGGTAGCGAGGAGCAGAAACAGCGCTTCCTGCAACCGATGATCGACGGCCGCTTCTTCGGCACCATGGCACTGACCGAACCCCATGCGGGCTCATCCCTGTCAGATATTCGGACCCGCGCCGAGCCGGCGTCCGACGGCACCTATCGGCTCAAAGGCAACAAAATCTTCATTTCCGGCGGCGATCATCCGTTGTCGGAAAACATCGTGCACATGGTCCTGGCGAAACTGCCGGACGCGCCGCCGGGGGTCAAGGGCATTTCGCTGTTTATCGTGCCCAAGTTCCTGGTCAACGATGACGGCAGCCTCGGCCAGCGCAACGACGTGCTGCTGGCCGGTCTATTCCACAAAATGGGCTGGCGCGGTACCACCTCCACCGCGTTGAATTTCGGCGACAACGGTGAATGCGTCGGTTACCTCGTAGGAAAACCGCACCACGGCTTGAGCTATATGTTCCAGATGATGAACGAGGCGCGGATCGGTGTCGGCATGGGCGCGGTGATGCTGGGCTATGCCGGCTACCTGTATTCCCTTGAGTACGCCCGCGAGCGCCCGCAAGGCCGGGTGCCCGACAGCAAGGACCCGACCACCGCCCCGGTGGCAATCATCCAGCACGCCGATGTGCGCCGCATGCTGCTGACCCAGAAGGCCTACGTCGAGGGTTCGTTTGACCTTGGGTTGTACGCGGCGCGGCTATTCGACGACACCACCACACTGGAAAGCGAAGCCGAGCGCCGACGTGCCCATGAGCTTCTGGACCTGCTGACCCCTATCGTCAAATCCTGGCCTTCGGAGTTTTGCCTGAAGGCCAACGAGCTGGCGATCCAGATTCTTGGCGGCCACGGCTACACCCGCGAATATCCGGTGGAGCAGTACTACCGCGATAACCGCCTGAACCCGATCCATGAAGGCACTCACGGTATCCAATCCCTGGATCTGCTGGGACGCAAACTGGCGCAGAACGACGGCGCCGGGCTCAAGCAACTGATCCGCCTGGTGGCCGACACCACTGAACGCGCCCAAGCACGCGAATCATTGACACCCTTGCGCCAGCCACTGGAAACCCTCGTGGCACGCCTGCAGACGGTCACCCTCGGCCTGCTGACGGACCTGGGCCAAGGCAAAGTGAACAGCAGCCTCGCCAACTCGGCGCTGTACCTCAAGGTGTTTGGCCACATGGTGATTGGCTGGCGTTGGCTGGAACAGGCGATTCGCGCCGAGGAAGGCCTGGCCAAGGGCAATGCCGCGGACCGCGACTTCTATAAAGGCAAGCTGCAGGCCGCGCGGTACTTCCTGACGTGGGAAGTGCCGGGCTGTCATCATGACCTGGCGATTCTTGAGGCGCGGGATGATACGTGCCTGGAGATGCGGGATGAGTGGTTCTGA
- a CDS encoding cell division protein ZapA translates to MKHAADGVTVVSILGEDYSIKAPAGQEQALLDAASMLKAALADTKRKYPTLIGDRLLVLAAMNLCSQQMEMHKQHQAELVRYEEQVSATVEVIAKTIQQA, encoded by the coding sequence ATGAAGCATGCCGCCGATGGGGTGACAGTCGTTTCGATCCTTGGGGAAGATTATTCGATCAAGGCACCTGCCGGGCAGGAACAGGCCCTCCTGGACGCCGCTTCGATGCTCAAGGCTGCCCTGGCCGATACCAAGAGGAAATACCCGACGCTGATCGGTGATCGCCTGTTGGTGCTGGCGGCGATGAACCTGTGCTCGCAGCAGATGGAAATGCACAAGCAACATCAGGCGGAACTCGTCCGTTATGAAGAGCAAGTCAGCGCCACGGTCGAGGTGATTGCCAAGACGATCCAGCAAGCCTGA